One window from the genome of Treponema sp. OMZ 838 encodes:
- a CDS encoding zinc ribbon domain-containing protein: MRRRLMCKVPLRKGKTKRLIRAVEAADAQAAVRVQAKYMNKQPKFFCENCNAEVRRDAVICPHCGRFFASVRCPSCGFTGTHKEFKDGCPSCGYAFTPDQQENKKDNTKKRKKRNSVLCNTSDMKPMPAPTPTPYLYGYTG; encoded by the coding sequence ATGCGAAGAAGGCTGATGTGCAAGGTTCCTCTTCGCAAGGGAAAGACAAAACGGCTCATTCGTGCAGTAGAGGCTGCGGATGCTCAGGCGGCTGTTCGTGTTCAAGCTAAGTATATGAATAAACAACCTAAGTTTTTTTGTGAAAATTGTAATGCAGAAGTTCGTCGTGATGCAGTGATCTGTCCTCATTGCGGTCGTTTTTTTGCCTCCGTGCGGTGTCCCAGTTGCGGATTTACCGGAACACATAAAGAGTTTAAAGACGGATGTCCCTCATGCGGCTATGCGTTCACTCCTGATCAGCAAGAGAACAAAAAAGATAATACAAAAAAACGAAAAAAAAGAAATTCCGTATTGTGCAATACGTCGGACATGAAGCCGATGCCCGCACCGACGCCGACCCCTTACCTTTATGGGTATACGGGGTAG
- a CDS encoding FmdB family zinc ribbon protein, whose translation MPTYDYMCDSCGASFEVQHKMTDTPAVVCPQCGASAHQVFSAGFGLNFTGKGFYQTDTQKASVSADAKKADVQGSSSQGKDKTAHSCSRGCGCSGGCSCSS comes from the coding sequence ATGCCTACGTATGACTATATGTGCGATTCTTGCGGAGCTTCTTTCGAGGTACAGCATAAAATGACCGATACGCCTGCTGTAGTTTGTCCGCAATGCGGAGCATCTGCTCATCAAGTATTCTCGGCTGGTTTTGGATTAAATTTTACCGGTAAAGGCTTTTATCAAACCGATACGCAAAAAGCATCTGTATCTGCAGATGCGAAGAAGGCTGATGTGCAAGGTTCCTCTTCGCAAGGGAAAGACAAAACGGCTCATTCGTGCAGTAGAGGCTGCGGATGCTCAGGCGGCTGTTCGTGTTCAAGCTAA